The Lachnospiraceae bacterium KM106-2 nucleotide sequence GGAAACAACACTTACGGTCTTAAAATCTTTATCTGTAATACTGATCAGATCATTGGTCAATGGCCCTTCGCCGATCAGCATTGATTTTTTACTATAGGACTTTACAATCTTATTAATATTTTTAATCTGGGTATTACAAGCATCGGTTGCAACTGCATATTTAGAACCAACTAATGCTAACTGATAACCGCCATTTTTTAGTTTATTTGTTAGATCACTTGGTATGAAATCTTTTGGAATTGCAGGACCTGCAACACTATTTAAACCAAGAACCCACTCAACACCTTTCTCCTTTTGGATCTTATCTACCATACTCGTTGTCTTGTTCTCTGATAGATCATCTTTGATCAAAAGCATATGTGTTGTATTCATCTTAAATTCTTTACTCAATTTCGTATTAGCAACCCGGCTGGCAAGATCCTCCGGTAGAGAAGAATCAAGGTTATAATAAACCGGTGTACGCATATTTCCGTAAACTGCTGGGAATAAAAATACGAGGAAGATCAGTGCGAAGATCAAATAATGTTTTGTTACGAAATTACTTACTTTATTTAAGTTAGGAATAAATTCTCTATGACTGGTCTTCTCAATTGCCTTATCAAATAATAAGATAAAGGATGGAAGAACGGTAATACAACAAATAACGCCAAATACAACACCTTTTGCCATTACTAATCCGATATTAAGTCCTAAGGTAAACGTCATAAAACATAATGCTAAGAATCCAGCTACGGTTGTAATGGAACTACCGACTACGCTGACAAAGGTATTCGAAATTGCATGCCCCATTGCTCTATTTCTATCATCTGGATAACGCTTCTTATTTTCTTCATAGCTGTGATACAAGAAAATCGAGTAATCCATTGTAACACCTAACTGTAGTACAGCACTTAATGCTTTTGTTATGTAAGAAATCTCACCCATAAAAATATTGCTGCCTAAGTTATAAAGTATAGCCATTGCAATACTTAGCAGGAAGAAAATCGGGATTAAAAATGATTCCATCGTAAGACCTAAGATCAATAATGATAACAATCCAGCGATCAAAACATACATCATTGTTTCTTGTTCTGTTAAGATCTTCGTATCTGCTACAATGGCTGACATACCACTAACAAATACTTGTTTCTCTGAAATCTTTCGAATTGCGTTCACGGCATTCATCGTACCATCTGCAGAAGTCGTGTCATCAAACATAGCAACCATCATTGTTGCATTTCCAGTATTGAACTTATCAATAATCTTCTTTGGAAATACACTCTTTGGTACATTAATATCCGCCAGATCATCATACCAGTATACATCAGCCACATGATCGATCTTAGCGATTTTATCTTTTAGTTTGACTACATCTTGGTCATTCATGCCTTCAACTATTACCATTGAGAATCCGCCGGTTCCAAATTTATCAACGAGAAGGTTCTGACCTTTCACCGTTTCAATATTATTTGGAAGATAAGACAGAATATCATAATTGACTCTAGTTCTTGCCATTCCGATTACTGATGGAATAAGCAATGCAAAGGCAATGATAAGAACCAGTTTCTTATGCTTTGCAATAAACTTACCAAACGAAATCATACTCTCACTTTCCTCTCTAACTAATCTTATCCAAAATGACTATTGGTCATTAATACTGTAATTAGTTATAGCACATTAATGACCAATGGTCAATCTTATTTAGAAATTTTTAACATTTGATACAAGCTTTCAATATTTTTGCTTGAAATTATGCAGTTTAGGTCTATACTAAAAAGAGAATCATAGATAATTTATTAGAATGAAGGTGAGATTATGGGAAAAATAGATGATAAGAAACAGATGAAAAAAGACACTCTCTACCGTAGTTCTTTTGAACTTTTTACTCAGAAAGGATTTCATAAAACCTCTATTTCTGATATCGTTCAAAAAGCTGGTGTTGCCAAAGGAACTTTCTATCTATACTTCCGGGATAAATTTGACGTAAGAAACAAATTAATTTCCCATAAATCAAGTGTACTCTTCCAAAATGCATACAATGCATTGGATAAAGATGAAATAGTTGATTTTTCAGAACAGTTAGTTTTCGTTGTCGATCACATTATCAATCAATTGACGCAAGATAAAGAATTACTGACTTTTATAACTAAGAATTTAAGTTGGGGGGTATTTAAATCTGCCTTGCTTCATCCAAAAGAAGAAATTGGACTGGATTTTAAAGAATATTATACGGAATTGATCGAACATTCCCCTCTCCAATTTGAGAATCCAGAAGTCATGTTATACATGATCATCGAACTGGTAAGTTCCAATATCTACAGCTCAATCCTGTATTCCGAACCAATTCCAATTGCTGAATTAAAGCCTTATTTATATCGTACGATTCGAGATATCATCAAGGCACAGGCAACCGCCCCTGAATTATGTACTGATAAAAATTAAATCTGTTTCTATATTTTTTCAAATCAAAGACCACGCATGATATTATGCATGGTCTTTTTTTATGGCTTATGAATATAAATATATAAACATTAGTTAATAGGAGTTATAAATGAGTTTAAATAATATGAACATATCTCCACACACAGTTGATTTAATGAAGGCAGCCCTTCCTTACTCCAATTATAATGCACAGAATTCTATGAATGTATTAATTAAGGCAACGGAATTAGCAGACTCTCTACAAGATATGACAACTCCTCCTGACCTGTCCAGTTGCGATATTAAAAATCAAAATACGAATCCAGAAGAACTTCTTATGAATATTAAGCCTGTCTGCACTCCTCAGGAATCTGAGTTTGTAGATATGCTTCTTAACTTTATGCAAGCGAGAAAAATCTATCATGCTTATCAGGAATATAATACGACCAATCAAGTGCACGCAAGTGATATGAAAAATCAAAATAACTCACAAAATAATAATCAACAGACCAATACTGGCTTTCCACGAGGGCCTCTTGACTTTCTCATGTCTCAGCTGTCACCCGAGCAACGAAATATGTTCGAGAACATGAGAATGATGATAAATTCCATGAATCAAGGAGGAATCAATCCATTTAATTTTGGTTCGGATTCTTCAACTTCGCAAAGCAATCAGTAAGGAAAGGGGCTTGTTGTTATGAATGATGAAAACTTTTTAAAACATCCAAATCTTAAAAATCTTGATCCACGTAAAAAAGGAATTTTATCAAATTTGCTAAAAGAATCCAAAGGAAAACCAATGAATCAGTGTTTTCCTGCTATCATGAAAGCAAATCAAACCTTACAGGCTCAAGGACTTTCTTTTAGTCCTAAGGAAAGTTCTGCTATCATGGATCTTCTATCTGCTGATATGAATCCTGCTGATCGCGCACGCTTTGAAATGATGAAAAATATGATGAATAATATGAAACACTAATCTTAACCGCCCCATATTTTTATGGGGCTTTTTTTACTATAATTTGTATGGATAACTCTTTAAAAAACGGTAACAATGATAGTATAAACCAATTACAATAATTCTTTTAGAGAGGTGATTATTTTGAGAAACAGTGAACACTTAGCCATCGGCTTTGGTTTTAGCTATGGTCTACTATATCTTGCTAAGAAAGTAGGTTTGAATATAGATTCTGCTACTGCTCTTCTCTTAATCGGAGGTTCCCTCCTTGGTTCTGTACTTCCTGATATCGATCATGAAGAGGGACTACTCGGAAGGTTTATCCCATTTCTATCTGAATTTTTAAAAGAAAAATCAATTACACACAGCATAGTATTTGCACTCATTGTTCCTTTATCCTTATCTTTTATAGAAATACCTTTGGGAATTGGAGCATTTATTGGAATCCTGAGTCATATTTCCTTTGATATCATGACACCAAATGATACCGGTGTTGGACTTCTCTACCCCTTTAAAAAGAAAAAATACTTTAAAAATACAGTTTCTTAAATGAATGGCGTCTTAAGTGTGTCCTTAAGGCGCCAATTTACTTTATTGATTTAATTGTAATAAATAATTGCGATAACGTTCTAATGTCTTACCAAAGACTTCAACACTCCAACGACGATATGCTCCATTATCTTCATAATTTCGATAATCAGATTCCACGATCATACCAAGCTCACGATACAAGGTGTAGATCAATCTCCTTATCTCTTCTGATCGACTTTTAAAATTTCTCCCATACCCCTTTATAAATTGTGGATCAAGATTCTCCTCAAAAGAGAGTTCAAATTCCATGAGAGGATCGCCCCAGAGCGCACGTTCAAAATCAATAATTCCTTCTACTCTATCTTCTTTAATGAAGATATTTCCCTCCCACAAATCCCAATGGACAAAATGAGGTTGTTTCACATCATCTAAGTATTCTTTGGCGTCCTGTACGATCTCAAATAGCTCATCATAAGTAATATATTTTAAATCGGTATGCTTCTTTCTTGCATCTTCTAATAACTGTTGAAATAAATAATTGATAAAGTCTGAATTATAAGTAAACTCTTTATCGTCTGAAAAAATTTTAAAAGTAGTCCCTTCCACATCATTCATGGTACGATTCCAATGTCCAAGCTCTTCCTTAAGCTTTCCATAACTCTCCTTTGGCATTTTATTCTTTTCATTTTCTAAACATTTGCCCTCTATTTTGGTCATAAAGAAATAATCACTATTGCAAAGTGTCTTTGAAGGATCATAATATAACACTTCTGGAATCGACAACTTTGTTCTTTCCCGGATCAATTGGATCGCTTTCACCTCTGTCTCGATCAATTCCTTCTCATAAGACATCATTTCTGTTTCAGGTGCTGGACCAATCTTTAATATTACATTACGATCTTTTCCTTTCATTTCATAGACTGCATTGCAAAATCCACCTTCCATCTCTGTAATGGAACTTTTATCCACATAGGTATCTTTTCCAAATGCCCGCAAGACCATGTTCTGTATCTTTTCAAACGATTGTTTATTCTTTGTGCTTGATTCCATCTTTCTCGCCTCCTAAGAATTTACTCCTAGTTTAACAAATTTCTCTCGAAAGAAATACCACGTAAATCGGACATTTTAGGTGTACAAAAAAGAACCCTGAGACTATGAAATCTCAGGGTTCTTTTCTTTTTGAAGGGTTTAAAACTATTTAATTGTAACTGGAGTACAGATACCAGCTTGTGGCCATTCCTCATTTTCATTATGAATGACTACCGTGATAACATGTTCACCAGAAAGGTCTGTTGGTAGATCGACTGTCATATAGCCACCGAAGGAATCCGTTCTTCTTGCCATTTCTTTTCCGTCGATATAGATCCATACATGACCATTGATTGAACCAAAGTAGAGATGTTTCTCTTCTTCTGTTCTTGGGATGTTGGCTACTGCTCTGTAAAGACCATACTTATGAAGTTGATCTGCAAGCTGTGCCTGATTTTCCCCTGTAAATGCAATTGGTTCGAAGCTGTTCATATCATTTGCATCAACTTTTGGATTTGGATCTGGCATCTCATCAAATAATTGATAATACATCTTCCAGCCTTCCACAACCTGTTCCTTCACTGGACGAACATAAGGGATTACCTCAGCATCCTTCACAGGAATTACGATTGTTTCTGTTTCCACTCCATCAATTGATACTCTAACTGTAACATCTTCTTTTACTGTATTGCGGATGATACATTGTGCTTTACCATGATATAGGCTTCTATGATCTGCTAAGTCATCTTCATGACTATTTGGATCACCGTTGCCAACACCAATAATTCTAGCACCGCCTGTTACTTCAAAGTGAACCATATCAGATGCTTTCGTAACAAGTGTTCCTTTTGCATCTACAAGATTTACATTGATCGCAACAGCATCATGTCCACCATCGAGAAGATAATCTTTACTTAATTCAACAACAACCTTGCTCTTTGCACCGGCTGTTCTTGTAATATCTTCTGCTACTGCTTCGCCATTACGGTAAGCAATTGCTTTTAACTCACCTGCTTGATAAGGAACCATAAAGGTTACTTGATCATATTTATGAGCCGCTTTTTCTTCTACTAGAGATCCGTTTAAATAAATAGCAACCTTTTCACAGTTTGTGAAGGCCATAACTTTTACTTCCGTTCCTTCTGCTACATCTAAATTCCAGTCTGGAACTAAATGAACGATCGGATCTTCTTTCCAGAATGCTTTATATAAATAACATGCATCTTTTTCAAAACCACAGCTATCGTAAGTTCCAAAGAAAGTTGCTACACTTGGCCAAGTAAATGGTGTTGGTTCTCCACGGTAATCGAATCCTGTCCATACAAAGGCTCCGGCTACAAATGGTCTCTCATTTACTTGTTCCCAAGCATCACGTACTGTATTACCCCATAATGCACACTCTTCATCATAGTTATCAATCAGATGAGCATCCAAATCAGTTTTGTGCTCGCCACGTACCATAAATGCACTGGCAGTTTCAGAACCAAGCAATGGTGTGTTTGGATATTTCTTGTGGAAATCGTCATATCTTCCTGGATTATAATTAATTCCAGTTGCATCTAAGATTGTAGATGCGCCGACTTCTTCCATATATCCACCATTGAATGCTCCTAGTACAGGTCTTGTATCATCAAATGATTTCACAAGTGCCTGCATTCTTCCTGCCATTCTGCGTCCCTTACCAGTACCTTGAAGAGGTTCTTCATTAAATACAGAGTATAAGATTACAGATGGATGATTTCTTGCACGTTTCACGATCCACTCAAGATCACGTAATGTTTCTTCACTTGAACTATAAGTTCGGTTTTCTTCCATAACCATAAGGCCATACTGATCACAAAGTTGTAAGATCTCTGGATCCGGATTATGAGCCTGACGATATGCATTCGCTCCAAGTTCTTTTAATAACTTGATTCGATATTCTTTGATCGCGTATGGTACCGCAACACCAACACCTGCATGATCTTGATGATTACAGAAACCTTTTAACTTAATGTTCTCTCCATTTAACCAGAAGCCATCTTTGGCATCTAATGAAATATAACGGAAACCAATTGGAGTTACTAGATAATCTGTCTTTCCATCACAAGTAACTGTAGTTTTACCATAATAGAGAGTAGGTGATTCTGGTGACCAAAGTGCAGGATCATTTACCATGATAGAATCACGATCCACATTTTGACCATAACCATTAATCTGTCCACTTCCAGCTGTTCTACCTAATTCTTTTCCATCTTTATCACAAATAACTGTTTCAATTTGATAATCTTTTGTAAATTCGAAACTATTTTCAATTGTAGTCTCTACTTCTACTAACCAATTACCATCTTCTTGTCTGATTGGTTTGAAGTAGCTGCCATAATAACCGATGTGTACGGGTTCTTTTTTTAGTAACCATACATTTCGATAAATTCCAGCTCCTTCATACCACCAGCCTTCCCAAGCACTGGCATCGATCTTGATCGCTAACGTATTTGGTATAATTCCGAAATTAGCCATATCCGTCATATCAACACTAAAACTATTGTATCCGGAGAATGAACGTTTTAAATTCGTTCCATTTACATAGATATCAGCATCACATGACATTCCTTCAAATTCAAGAAGAATCTGTTTTCCCATATCTTCTTCTGGTAGATCGAAACGAATACGATACCAACAGATTCCTCTTTCTTTATAACCTTGATTAGGTGAACCTTCTTCGGTAAATTCATGCTCTGTTACGAAATCATGAGGCAATTCAACAGTTTCCCAATTTGAATCATCATACCCACTGTCAGCTGGACCTTTGGCCGCCCCGCCTTTAGAAAAACCGTATACGTCGTCATGGTTTTTAGTAGGCGGGAGAATGGATATATCCTGCTCGATGAATTTCCAGCCACGATTTAAGCAATAGATTCCTGGCTGATTTTGCAGATATTTCATAGTATCCCCTCCCGTAAATTATGTTTAGTCTTATTCTTTTACTGCTGCTCCACCAAGTGAAGTAATTAACATCTTCTGAGTGATTACAAAGAAGATGATGAATGGTACTGCAATGATTAAAGAACCAGCAGCGAATGAAGTAAAGTAATTTTTCTTATCTGATACGAAACTAAATAATCCTAATGCAACGGTCTGCATCTTAGAAGAACGAAGTACCATCTTAGGGAAGATGAAATCCATCCAAGGTGCTGTAAAGCTTGTAATTGCAAGGAAAGTAATAATTGGTTTAGCGATTGGAAGGATGA carries:
- a CDS encoding transcriptional regulator, TetR family; the encoded protein is MGKIDDKKQMKKDTLYRSSFELFTQKGFHKTSISDIVQKAGVAKGTFYLYFRDKFDVRNKLISHKSSVLFQNAYNALDKDEIVDFSEQLVFVVDHIINQLTQDKELLTFITKNLSWGVFKSALLHPKEEIGLDFKEYYTELIEHSPLQFENPEVMLYMIIELVSSNIYSSILYSEPIPIAELKPYLYRTIRDIIKAQATAPELCTDKN
- a CDS encoding beta-galactosidase — its product is MKYLQNQPGIYCLNRGWKFIEQDISILPPTKNHDDVYGFSKGGAAKGPADSGYDDSNWETVELPHDFVTEHEFTEEGSPNQGYKERGICWYRIRFDLPEEDMGKQILLEFEGMSCDADIYVNGTNLKRSFSGYNSFSVDMTDMANFGIIPNTLAIKIDASAWEGWWYEGAGIYRNVWLLKKEPVHIGYYGSYFKPIRQEDGNWLVEVETTIENSFEFTKDYQIETVICDKDGKELGRTAGSGQINGYGQNVDRDSIMVNDPALWSPESPTLYYGKTTVTCDGKTDYLVTPIGFRYISLDAKDGFWLNGENIKLKGFCNHQDHAGVGVAVPYAIKEYRIKLLKELGANAYRQAHNPDPEILQLCDQYGLMVMEENRTYSSSEETLRDLEWIVKRARNHPSVILYSVFNEEPLQGTGKGRRMAGRMQALVKSFDDTRPVLGAFNGGYMEEVGASTILDATGINYNPGRYDDFHKKYPNTPLLGSETASAFMVRGEHKTDLDAHLIDNYDEECALWGNTVRDAWEQVNERPFVAGAFVWTGFDYRGEPTPFTWPSVATFFGTYDSCGFEKDACYLYKAFWKEDPIVHLVPDWNLDVAEGTEVKVMAFTNCEKVAIYLNGSLVEEKAAHKYDQVTFMVPYQAGELKAIAYRNGEAVAEDITRTAGAKSKVVVELSKDYLLDGGHDAVAINVNLVDAKGTLVTKASDMVHFEVTGGARIIGVGNGDPNSHEDDLADHRSLYHGKAQCIIRNTVKEDVTVRVSIDGVETETIVIPVKDAEVIPYVRPVKEQVVEGWKMYYQLFDEMPDPNPKVDANDMNSFEPIAFTGENQAQLADQLHKYGLYRAVANIPRTEEEKHLYFGSINGHVWIYIDGKEMARRTDSFGGYMTVDLPTDLSGEHVITVVIHNENEEWPQAGICTPVTIK